From Leisingera sp. NJS204, one genomic window encodes:
- the tssA gene encoding type VI secretion system protein TssA has protein sequence MDPAALLQSKGDDAPSGENLEYDPAFTEMELAAQPGEESVVGNETIEATDPDYREVQKKALEVLERSHDLRAAVFLGDALLHSEGLAGFADATAYIRGCLAEFWESCHPELDEDDGDPTMRINAIQDLCGQPDGMAGPSPLYRSLRRAPLSESRGFGRFCLRDIEIAEGVVTAPENMEHIPDTATIGAAFQDSDEEIVSARLAAIVAAEENVRAISAVFDEQTPGQGPDLSALIKLLQQIAKRIREYANMSAEEGAGDDDAAEDAAADEGGAAAPAAGGSAAAAAPGVINSPMDVSNALDRIIAYYRRREPSSPLPILLERAKKLVGADFLTIMNDMAPQGVENVHLIGGIDENDDD, from the coding sequence ATGGATCCAGCAGCATTACTGCAATCCAAAGGGGACGACGCGCCCAGCGGCGAGAACCTCGAATACGATCCAGCCTTCACGGAGATGGAGCTGGCGGCCCAGCCGGGGGAAGAATCGGTGGTGGGCAACGAGACGATCGAGGCCACGGATCCGGATTACCGCGAAGTTCAGAAGAAAGCGCTGGAAGTGCTGGAGCGCAGCCATGATCTGCGTGCTGCAGTGTTCCTGGGCGATGCGCTGCTGCATTCCGAAGGGCTGGCAGGCTTTGCCGATGCGACCGCCTATATCCGCGGCTGCCTGGCGGAGTTCTGGGAGAGCTGCCATCCGGAGCTGGATGAGGACGACGGCGACCCGACCATGCGGATCAATGCGATCCAGGATTTATGCGGCCAGCCGGACGGGATGGCGGGGCCATCGCCGCTCTACCGCTCCTTGCGCCGGGCGCCGTTGAGCGAAAGCCGCGGCTTTGGCCGGTTCTGCCTGCGCGACATTGAGATTGCCGAAGGGGTGGTGACCGCCCCCGAAAACATGGAGCATATTCCGGACACGGCTACTATCGGCGCGGCCTTTCAGGACAGCGACGAAGAAATCGTGTCTGCAAGGCTTGCGGCAATCGTGGCGGCGGAAGAGAATGTCCGGGCAATCTCAGCGGTGTTCGATGAGCAGACACCGGGGCAGGGCCCGGATCTGAGTGCGCTGATCAAGTTGCTGCAGCAGATCGCCAAGCGCATTCGTGAGTATGCTAACATGAGTGCTGAGGAAGGCGCCGGCGATGACGACGCTGCAGAGGATGCAGCGGCTGACGAGGGCGGCGCGGCCGCGCCGGCTGCTGGCGGCAGCGCTGCGGCGGCAGCGCCGGGGGTGATCAATTCGCCCATGGATGTGTCCAATGCGCTGGACCGTATCATTGCCTATTACCGGCGGCGGGAGCCGTCGAGCCCGCTGCCGATCCTGCTGGAGCGGGCGAAGAAACTGGTGGGGGCCGACTTCCTCACCATTATGAATGACATGGCCCCGCAGGGGGTGGAGAATGTCCACCTTATCGGCGGGATCGACGAAAATGACGACGACTGA
- the tssB gene encoding type VI secretion system contractile sheath small subunit → MAGSSQKFIARNRAPRVQIEYDVELYGAEKKVQLPFVMGVMSDLAGKSEVEQPAVADRKFLEIDVDNFDDRMKSMAPRAAFTVPNTLTGEGNLAVDITFESMDDFKPAAIAAKVEPLRELLEARTQLSNLMTYMDGKTGAEDLISKIIQDPSLLKTLAAQPKPGGDAESEE, encoded by the coding sequence ATGGCCGGAAGTTCACAGAAATTCATCGCCCGCAACCGGGCACCAAGGGTCCAGATCGAATATGACGTCGAGCTGTATGGAGCCGAGAAGAAGGTGCAGCTGCCGTTTGTGATGGGCGTGATGAGCGACCTGGCGGGCAAATCCGAAGTGGAGCAGCCCGCAGTTGCGGACCGCAAGTTCCTCGAAATCGACGTGGACAACTTCGATGACCGGATGAAGTCGATGGCGCCGCGCGCCGCCTTCACGGTGCCCAACACGCTGACCGGCGAGGGCAACCTGGCGGTCGACATCACGTTTGAGAGCATGGACGATTTCAAGCCTGCCGCGATTGCCGCCAAGGTGGAGCCGCTGCGCGAGCTCTTGGAAGCGCGCACCCAGCTCAGCAACCTGATGACCTATATGGACGGCAAGACCGGCGCCGAGGATCTGATCTCGAAGATCATTCAGGACCCGAGCCTGCTGAAGACGCTGGCAGCGCAGCCGAAACCCGGCGGCGACGCCGAGAGCGAAGAATAA
- the tssC gene encoding type VI secretion system contractile sheath large subunit, with the protein MAEEELQAEAAAGEAAFGSAEFASLLQKEFRPKSDQAKTAVESAVKTLAEQALANTALVSDDALRSIESIVSAIDAKLTEQVNLILHNADFQQLESAWRGLHYLVNNTETDEQLKIRVMPITKKEMSKTLKKFKGTAWDQSPLFKKIYTEEFSQLGGEPYGSLVADYHFDHSPPDIELLGEMSKIAAAAHAPLITGAKPTLFQMDSWSELSNPRDLTKIFQTPEYAAWRSLRDSEDAKYVGLAMPRFLGRLPYGSKTDPVDEFAFEEDTAGATSEKYGWVNAAYGMAVNITRSFKMYGWCSRIRGVESGGTLENLPSHTFPTTDGGVDQKCPTEIAIDDRREAELAKNGMMPLIHRKNTDVATFMGAQSLHKPAEYDDPDASANANLGARLPYLFATCRFAHYLKCMVRDKVGSFKSRQDMESWLQDWINNYVDFNADISSENEKARKPLAAAEVVVEEVEGNPGYYTSKFFLRPHYQLEGLSVSLRLVSKLPSEKGG; encoded by the coding sequence ATGGCTGAAGAAGAACTCCAGGCGGAAGCCGCTGCTGGTGAAGCCGCCTTTGGCTCTGCCGAATTTGCAAGCCTGCTGCAAAAGGAATTCCGCCCCAAGTCGGACCAGGCCAAGACGGCCGTTGAAAGCGCGGTCAAAACCCTGGCCGAGCAGGCGCTGGCAAACACCGCGCTGGTGTCCGATGACGCGTTGCGCTCGATCGAGAGCATTGTGTCGGCAATTGACGCGAAGCTGACCGAGCAGGTCAATCTGATCCTGCACAACGCGGACTTCCAGCAGCTGGAAAGCGCCTGGCGCGGGCTGCACTATCTGGTCAACAACACCGAGACCGATGAACAGCTGAAAATCCGGGTGATGCCGATCACCAAAAAGGAAATGTCGAAGACCCTGAAGAAATTCAAGGGCACGGCATGGGACCAGTCGCCACTGTTCAAGAAAATCTACACCGAGGAATTCAGCCAGCTGGGCGGTGAGCCTTACGGCTCCCTCGTGGCGGATTACCATTTCGACCACTCGCCGCCGGACATCGAACTGCTGGGTGAAATGTCCAAGATCGCCGCGGCCGCCCATGCGCCGCTGATCACCGGCGCCAAGCCGACTCTGTTCCAGATGGACAGCTGGTCGGAACTGTCGAACCCGCGCGATCTGACCAAGATTTTCCAGACCCCGGAATATGCCGCCTGGCGCTCCTTGCGCGACAGCGAGGATGCGAAATACGTCGGTCTGGCCATGCCGCGGTTCCTGGGCCGTCTGCCCTATGGCTCGAAAACCGATCCGGTGGACGAGTTTGCCTTTGAGGAAGACACCGCAGGCGCCACCAGCGAGAAATACGGCTGGGTCAACGCGGCCTATGGCATGGCGGTGAACATCACCCGCTCGTTCAAGATGTACGGCTGGTGCTCGCGGATCCGCGGCGTGGAAAGCGGCGGCACGTTGGAAAACCTGCCCTCGCATACTTTCCCGACCACCGATGGCGGCGTCGATCAGAAATGCCCGACCGAGATTGCCATTGACGACCGGCGCGAGGCGGAACTGGCGAAGAACGGCATGATGCCGCTTATTCACCGTAAAAACACCGATGTGGCCACCTTTATGGGCGCGCAATCACTGCACAAACCGGCGGAATATGACGACCCGGATGCTTCTGCCAACGCCAATCTGGGCGCGCGGCTGCCATATCTGTTCGCCACATGCCGGTTTGCGCACTATCTGAAGTGCATGGTGCGGGACAAAGTCGGCTCGTTCAAAAGCCGTCAGGACATGGAATCCTGGCTGCAGGACTGGATCAACAACTATGTTGATTTCAACGCGGATATCTCTTCGGAGAACGAGAAGGCGCGCAAACCTCTGGCCGCAGCCGAAGTGGTTGTGGAAGAGGTCGAGGGCAACCCGGGGTATTACACCTCAAAATTCTTCCTGCGCCCGCATTACCAGCTTGAGGGGCTTTCTGTCTCGCTGCGGCTGGTATCCAAACTGCCCTCGGAAAAGGGAGGCTGA
- a CDS encoding Hcp family type VI secretion system effector, whose amino-acid sequence MAANMFVQISDVDGDATEEQHKKWIVIQSASWNVERAVEMTDLGSTQRMHANSNFGKIELTSQMGKASNGLALSVANGTVRPEIIMHWCRSGDSASAGLLVYSVWKLKDVVIDSYSISGSEDGIPEETWSLAYASIEHEYKSTNQKTGKLTTEGTFKWNVQTGKVE is encoded by the coding sequence ATGGCTGCTAACATGTTTGTGCAAATCTCGGATGTCGATGGTGACGCCACAGAAGAACAGCACAAGAAATGGATCGTCATTCAGTCCGCAAGCTGGAATGTCGAGCGTGCCGTTGAAATGACCGATCTGGGTTCGACCCAGCGGATGCATGCAAATTCGAACTTCGGCAAAATCGAACTGACCTCGCAGATGGGCAAAGCGTCCAACGGTCTGGCGCTGTCGGTGGCAAATGGCACCGTGCGCCCGGAAATCATCATGCATTGGTGCCGGTCGGGTGACAGCGCCAGCGCAGGCCTGCTGGTCTATTCGGTCTGGAAGCTGAAAGACGTGGTGATCGACAGCTACTCGATCTCGGGCAGCGAAGACGGCATCCCGGAAGAGACCTGGTCGCTGGCTTATGCCTCGATCGAGCATGAGTACAAATCGACCAACCAGAAAACCGGTAAACTGACCACTGAAGGCACCTTCAAGTGGAACGTTCAGACCGGCAAGGTCGAGTAA
- a CDS encoding type VI secretion system accessory protein TagJ, producing MTPEEHLKAGDPRAALEALQQKIRGDASNAKLRVFLFQLLCVLGDWNRAIAQLKAAAGLDEGATVMAQAYREAIICEVYREKVFAGEKSPLILGEPEEWLAHLIEAQKLLATGNPTEAAELRAKAFDAAPASSGEVNGKKFDWIADADMRLGPVLEAVINGKYYWLPFAQIVSFEAEEPSDLRDAVWTAGTLTLAGGGSVAAMIPTRYPGSEKADGLSMLARATVWQDAGAETYTGLGQRLLAIGDEDIAIMDVRTLRMDGHDIENG from the coding sequence ATGACACCCGAAGAGCATCTGAAAGCTGGTGATCCCAGGGCGGCGCTGGAGGCGCTGCAGCAAAAAATCCGGGGTGATGCGAGCAACGCCAAGCTGCGGGTGTTCCTGTTTCAGCTGCTGTGCGTTCTGGGCGACTGGAACCGGGCGATTGCCCAGCTGAAGGCGGCGGCGGGACTGGATGAAGGTGCCACGGTGATGGCGCAGGCCTACCGTGAGGCGATCATCTGCGAGGTCTACCGCGAGAAGGTTTTTGCCGGTGAAAAATCGCCGCTGATCCTGGGCGAGCCTGAGGAATGGCTGGCGCATCTGATCGAAGCCCAGAAACTGCTGGCAACCGGCAATCCCACAGAAGCGGCGGAGCTGCGCGCCAAGGCCTTTGATGCGGCCCCGGCCAGTTCCGGCGAAGTCAACGGCAAGAAATTCGACTGGATTGCGGACGCCGACATGCGGCTGGGTCCGGTGCTGGAGGCGGTGATCAACGGCAAATACTACTGGCTGCCGTTTGCGCAGATCGTCTCATTCGAGGCCGAGGAGCCGAGCGATTTGCGCGATGCGGTCTGGACCGCCGGCACGCTGACCCTGGCGGGCGGCGGTTCGGTGGCAGCGATGATTCCGACGCGCTACCCCGGATCCGAGAAGGCGGACGGATTGTCGATGCTGGCGCGTGCCACAGTGTGGCAGGATGCCGGCGCGGAAACCTACACCGGTCTTGGACAGCGGCTGCTGGCGATCGGCGATGAAGATATTGCCATCATGGATGTGCGCACACTCCGGATGGATGGGCATGACATAGAGAATGGCTGA
- the tssE gene encoding type VI secretion system baseplate subunit TssE, with product MADKTLAERLQPSLLDRLTDNAPGDQKETRESRVIDLSRLREIIQRDLSWLLNTQNVESHFDAQKYPSVSASVLNYGLIEVAGEASTSEKAEAIRQSIKQAIATYEPRIIEGSVDVRLQDGTDATEMTVGLEIRADMWAQPMPLELYLRSKVDLTTGEVEMERAL from the coding sequence ATGGCTGACAAAACTCTGGCCGAGCGCCTGCAGCCGTCGCTGCTGGACCGGCTGACCGACAATGCACCTGGCGATCAGAAGGAAACCCGCGAGAGCCGGGTTATAGATCTGTCGCGGCTGCGGGAAATCATCCAGCGCGATCTGTCCTGGCTGCTGAACACCCAGAATGTCGAAAGCCATTTTGATGCGCAGAAATATCCGTCGGTGTCGGCTTCGGTGCTGAACTACGGGCTGATCGAAGTGGCCGGCGAAGCCTCGACCAGTGAAAAGGCCGAAGCGATCCGCCAATCGATCAAACAGGCGATTGCAACCTATGAGCCGCGGATCATCGAAGGCTCGGTGGATGTGCGGCTGCAGGATGGCACTGATGCGACCGAGATGACCGTGGGGCTGGAAATCCGCGCCGACATGTGGGCGCAGCCGATGCCGCTGGAGCTGTATTTGCGCAGCAAGGTCGATCTGACCACCGGCGAAGTGGAAATGGAAAGGGCCCTGTAA
- the tssF gene encoding type VI secretion system baseplate subunit TssF codes for MDTRLLTHYENELNYLRDMGGEFAAAYPKIAARLGMEGVEVLDPYVERLLEGAAFLTARVQLELELQYPNFTSNLLEIIYPHYLAPTPSMMIASFEPDVANSAVKSGYVLKRGSTLRSRLTEGEQTPCEFRTSADLTMWPIQITEAQYIDGRGELVAAGVAAGYDARAGIRLRVKRIDGDPISKLGLDDLSLYLTSEAGNSWPLLELLCTQVQGIVARSTDRRADWQLPLRGAKVVQKGFGPEEALLPLPRRVYDGYRLLQEYFAMPERFRFVELQGLQEGLKKSAGDEVDLYILLREGMPEIAPIVVPDVFKLNTVPAVNLFEKRCDRVRIAPIDTEHHVIPNRTAGLDFEIYGLNSVVGISGEGEDDVIFRPFYSANDFTAAGESHPAYYTVKRRMRQRSEKERLRGVRSSYLGSEVYLTLVDRSQVPYSSGLEQLAVNALCTNRDLPMLLATGNDDVFHLPEGGPVRKVTLPVSPTRPHPTLAQGDTAWRLISHLSLNYVSIAETGKGQSAEALRELVGLYAPLGDRVTEKQLEGILSVGARPIVRRMSDEILSTAVRGLEITLGFDESYFEGSNIYVLGAVLERFMRGYASINSFTETVLKTEKRGEIARWRPEKGLGRTI; via the coding sequence ATGGATACACGGCTGCTGACCCATTACGAGAACGAGCTGAACTACCTGCGCGACATGGGCGGGGAGTTTGCGGCTGCCTATCCCAAGATCGCGGCGCGGCTGGGGATGGAAGGGGTTGAGGTTCTGGACCCCTATGTGGAACGGCTGCTGGAGGGGGCGGCGTTTCTGACTGCCCGCGTCCAGCTGGAGCTGGAGCTGCAGTATCCGAATTTCACCTCGAACCTTTTGGAAATCATCTATCCGCATTACCTGGCGCCGACGCCGTCGATGATGATTGCGTCGTTTGAGCCGGATGTGGCGAATTCAGCGGTCAAAAGCGGCTATGTGCTGAAGCGCGGATCGACCCTGCGGTCGCGGCTGACCGAGGGCGAGCAGACGCCTTGCGAGTTCCGCACCTCTGCCGATCTGACCATGTGGCCGATCCAGATCACCGAGGCGCAGTATATCGACGGGCGCGGCGAGCTGGTCGCGGCGGGCGTTGCCGCAGGATATGACGCCCGCGCGGGCATCCGGCTGCGGGTCAAGCGGATTGACGGCGATCCGATCAGCAAGCTGGGGTTGGATGATCTGTCGCTGTATCTGACCAGCGAGGCGGGCAACAGCTGGCCGCTGCTGGAACTGCTGTGCACCCAGGTGCAGGGAATTGTTGCGCGCTCCACCGACCGGCGGGCGGATTGGCAGCTGCCATTGCGCGGCGCCAAAGTGGTGCAAAAAGGCTTTGGCCCGGAGGAGGCGCTGCTGCCGCTGCCGCGCCGGGTCTATGACGGCTACCGGCTGCTGCAGGAGTATTTTGCGATGCCGGAGCGGTTCCGTTTTGTGGAACTGCAGGGGCTGCAGGAGGGGTTGAAGAAATCCGCGGGCGACGAAGTGGATCTGTATATCCTGCTGCGCGAGGGAATGCCGGAGATTGCCCCGATCGTGGTGCCGGATGTGTTCAAGCTGAACACGGTGCCGGCCGTGAACCTGTTTGAAAAACGCTGCGACCGGGTGCGGATTGCGCCGATCGATACCGAGCACCACGTGATCCCGAACCGGACTGCGGGCCTGGATTTTGAGATTTACGGGCTGAACAGCGTGGTCGGGATCAGCGGCGAGGGGGAGGACGACGTAATCTTCCGCCCGTTCTATTCGGCCAATGATTTCACCGCCGCGGGCGAAAGCCACCCGGCCTATTACACCGTCAAACGGCGGATGCGGCAGCGCTCGGAAAAGGAGCGCTTGCGCGGGGTGCGCAGTTCCTACCTGGGGTCGGAAGTCTATCTGACGCTGGTGGACCGGTCGCAGGTGCCCTACTCCTCGGGGCTGGAACAGCTGGCGGTCAACGCGCTGTGCACCAACCGCGACCTGCCGATGCTGCTGGCCACCGGCAATGACGATGTGTTCCATCTGCCCGAAGGCGGGCCGGTGCGCAAAGTGACGCTGCCGGTGTCGCCAACCCGCCCGCATCCCACCCTGGCGCAGGGCGATACCGCCTGGCGGCTGATCTCGCACCTCAGCCTCAACTACGTGTCGATTGCCGAGACCGGCAAGGGCCAGTCGGCGGAAGCGCTGCGCGAGCTGGTCGGGCTTTATGCGCCCTTGGGCGACCGGGTGACAGAAAAGCAGCTGGAGGGGATCCTGTCGGTGGGCGCACGCCCCATCGTGCGCCGGATGAGCGACGAGATCCTGTCGACCGCTGTGCGCGGGCTGGAGATCACCCTGGGCTTTGACGAGAGTTATTTCGAGGGCAGCAACATCTATGTGCTTGGGGCCGTGCTGGAGCGGTTCATGCGCGGCTATGCCAGCATCAACTCATTCACGGAGACAGTCCTGAAGACTGAAAAACGCGGGGAAATTGCCAGATGGCGACCGGAAAAGGGCCTCGGCCGGACGATCTGA
- the tssG gene encoding type VI secretion system baseplate subunit TssG: MATGKGPRPDDLSLYGRLAMAPEKHHVFQALRVLEAHFNDAPRLGESRRPREDKLRLGQEAELAFPPSTIADFKPAEGGKPAVLTNRFFGLFGPQGPLPLHLTEYARDRKRNHRDPTMVAFADMLTHRLMSLLYRAWTQGSPAVSFDRADDPMARKVSSLIGYNGFKFGDRDDMPDLAKLHFAGHLAKGAKNAEGLVSILSAFFEVPVQLEEFVGSWLELEPDDRWQLGYGGLGHSTSIGNKVWSRSAKFRIRIGPLKLEDYERLLPGGEALKRLRAIVRSYAGDFLDWDVNLILAGDEVPRASLGGTTRLGHTSWIRSRPDPDADQPDVNDLYLYPGFGAGADERIEGGI, encoded by the coding sequence ATGGCGACCGGAAAAGGGCCTCGGCCGGACGATCTGAGCCTGTATGGCCGATTGGCCATGGCGCCTGAAAAGCACCATGTTTTTCAAGCCCTGCGGGTGTTGGAGGCGCATTTCAATGACGCCCCGCGCCTGGGCGAAAGCCGCCGCCCGCGCGAGGACAAGCTGCGTTTGGGGCAAGAGGCGGAACTGGCGTTCCCGCCCTCGACCATTGCGGATTTCAAACCGGCCGAGGGGGGCAAACCGGCGGTTCTGACCAACCGTTTTTTCGGTCTGTTCGGACCGCAGGGGCCGCTGCCGCTGCATCTGACCGAATACGCCCGCGACCGCAAAAGGAACCACCGCGACCCGACGATGGTGGCCTTTGCCGACATGCTGACGCACCGGCTGATGAGCCTGCTGTACCGGGCCTGGACCCAAGGGTCTCCGGCGGTCAGTTTTGACCGGGCCGATGATCCGATGGCGCGCAAGGTGTCGTCGCTGATCGGCTATAACGGATTTAAATTCGGCGACCGGGACGACATGCCGGATCTCGCCAAGCTGCATTTTGCCGGCCATCTGGCCAAGGGTGCCAAGAATGCCGAGGGGCTGGTGTCGATCCTGTCGGCGTTTTTTGAGGTGCCGGTGCAGCTGGAGGAATTTGTCGGCAGCTGGCTGGAACTGGAGCCGGACGACCGCTGGCAGCTGGGCTATGGCGGATTGGGGCACAGCACCAGCATCGGCAACAAGGTCTGGAGCCGCTCCGCCAAGTTCCGCATCCGGATCGGGCCGTTGAAACTGGAAGATTACGAGCGGCTGCTGCCGGGCGGCGAGGCTTTGAAACGGCTGCGCGCGATTGTGCGCTCATATGCCGGGGATTTTCTGGATTGGGACGTGAACCTGATCCTGGCAGGCGACGAGGTGCCGCGCGCGTCTTTGGGCGGCACCACCCGGCTGGGGCATACCAGCTGGATCCGGTCGCGCCCCGACCCGGACGCGGACCAGCCGGACGTGAATGATTTATACCTGTACCCGGGATTTGGCGCCGGGGCTGACGAGCGAATAGAGGGAGGGATTTAA
- the tssH gene encoding type VI secretion system ATPase TssH produces the protein MTEISRVALFGKLNKLGYQAVESATVFCKMRGNPYVELVHWLHQLLAQQDSDIHRIIQHYDLDAGKIATELTRALDMLPRGASTISDLSDHLMDAMERGWVWGSLLYSAGQVRSGHLLLGMLKTPALRNILSNMSPELAGIGADDLADNFNDATDGSPEERMGAQDGSNVTGGGAEPGEASGSMAPGAMGKGEALEQFCTDLTEQARNGEIDPIVGRDEEIRQIVDILMRRRQNNPILTGEAGVGKTAVVEGFALRIARGDVPPALQDVRLLVLDVGLLQAGASMKGEFENRLRQVIDEVQASPVPIVMFVDETHTLVGAGGAAGTGDAANLLKPALARGTLRTIGATTWAEYKKYIEKDPALTRRFQVVKVDEPGIQKAILMMRGIASMLENHHRVQVLDEGIEAAVSLSARYIPARQLPDKSVSLLDTACARVAVSQHAVPAEVDDSQRRIEALTTELEIIGRDETAGYEVADRRAAAEAAKAAEEERLAGLTERWDKEKAVVEGILDLRAKLREGAAPVDTAPDTGEDGAEGAADSPLSDEDRAELMQQLKDKNAELETLQGDSALILPIVDHQAVASVVGDWTGIPVGRMVKDEIETILNLEEHLAKRVIGQDHAMKMIAKRIQTSRAGLDNPNKPIGVFMLAGTSGVGKTETALALAEVLYGGEQNVITINMSEYQEAHTVSSLKGAPPGYVGYGEGGVLTEAVRRKPYSVVLLDEVEKAHPDVHEIFFQVFDKGVMEDGEGRIIDFKNTLILLTSNVGTETIMDLCSDPDLMPEPEGMAKALRDPLVKVFPPALLGRLVAIPYYPLSPEMIGEITKLQLGRIQKRVQESHGVPFEYSDAVVEEIVNRCQELDSGGRMIDAIVTNTMLPDISNEFLRRLMEGKDVEKVAIGVTDGEFSYAFD, from the coding sequence ATGACCGAGATCAGCCGCGTGGCGCTGTTTGGCAAGCTGAACAAGCTGGGATACCAGGCCGTGGAAAGCGCAACCGTGTTCTGCAAGATGCGGGGCAACCCCTATGTCGAACTGGTGCATTGGCTGCATCAGCTTTTGGCGCAGCAGGACAGCGACATTCACCGGATCATTCAGCATTATGATTTGGATGCCGGCAAGATTGCCACCGAACTGACCCGTGCTTTGGACATGCTGCCGCGCGGGGCGTCGACGATCTCGGATCTGTCGGACCATCTGATGGATGCAATGGAACGCGGCTGGGTCTGGGGATCGTTGCTGTATTCGGCAGGCCAGGTGCGCAGCGGTCATTTGCTGTTGGGCATGCTGAAGACACCGGCCCTGCGCAACATCCTGTCAAATATGTCGCCGGAGCTGGCCGGGATCGGCGCTGATGATCTGGCGGATAACTTCAACGATGCCACTGATGGTTCGCCCGAGGAACGGATGGGCGCGCAGGATGGGTCGAATGTCACCGGCGGCGGTGCGGAACCGGGCGAGGCTTCCGGGTCGATGGCGCCGGGCGCAATGGGCAAGGGCGAGGCGCTGGAGCAGTTCTGCACCGACCTGACCGAGCAGGCGCGCAACGGCGAGATTGACCCGATTGTCGGCCGGGATGAGGAAATCCGTCAGATCGTCGATATCCTGATGCGCCGCAGGCAGAACAACCCGATCCTGACCGGCGAGGCGGGGGTCGGCAAAACCGCGGTGGTCGAGGGATTCGCGTTGCGGATTGCCCGCGGCGATGTGCCGCCTGCGCTGCAGGATGTGCGGCTTTTGGTGCTGGATGTGGGCTTGTTGCAGGCTGGCGCCAGCATGAAGGGCGAGTTTGAAAACCGCCTGCGCCAGGTGATTGACGAGGTGCAGGCAAGCCCGGTGCCGATTGTAATGTTTGTCGATGAGACCCACACGCTGGTGGGCGCCGGCGGCGCGGCAGGCACCGGCGATGCGGCGAACCTCTTGAAACCAGCACTGGCGCGCGGCACCCTGCGCACCATCGGTGCCACCACCTGGGCCGAATACAAGAAATACATTGAGAAAGATCCGGCGCTGACCCGCCGCTTCCAGGTGGTGAAGGTGGATGAGCCGGGCATTCAGAAGGCAATCCTGATGATGCGCGGCATCGCCTCGATGCTGGAAAATCACCACCGGGTGCAGGTGCTGGACGAGGGGATCGAGGCTGCGGTCAGCCTGTCGGCGCGCTACATCCCGGCACGCCAGCTGCCCGATAAATCCGTCAGCCTTCTGGATACCGCCTGTGCCCGCGTGGCGGTCAGCCAGCACGCGGTTCCGGCTGAAGTGGACGACAGCCAGCGCCGGATCGAGGCGCTGACCACCGAACTGGAGATCATCGGCCGGGATGAAACCGCAGGCTATGAGGTCGCAGACCGGCGCGCGGCGGCGGAGGCCGCCAAGGCGGCTGAGGAGGAACGGCTGGCCGGGCTGACCGAACGCTGGGACAAGGAAAAGGCAGTTGTCGAGGGCATTCTGGACCTGCGCGCCAAGCTCCGGGAGGGGGCCGCGCCCGTGGACACAGCCCCGGATACTGGGGAAGACGGCGCAGAGGGCGCTGCCGATAGCCCGCTGTCCGATGAAGACCGCGCAGAACTGATGCAGCAGTTGAAGGACAAGAACGCTGAGCTGGAGACGCTGCAGGGCGACAGCGCGCTGATCCTGCCGATTGTCGACCATCAGGCGGTGGCGAGCGTGGTGGGCGACTGGACCGGTATTCCAGTGGGCCGCATGGTCAAGGACGAGATCGAAACCATTCTGAACCTGGAAGAACATCTGGCGAAACGGGTGATCGGCCAGGATCACGCGATGAAGATGATCGCCAAACGGATCCAGACCAGCCGCGCCGGGCTGGACAATCCGAACAAGCCGATCGGGGTGTTCATGCTGGCTGGCACCTCGGGCGTGGGCAAGACCGAAACCGCGCTGGCGCTGGCCGAGGTGCTGTATGGCGGTGAACAGAACGTTATCACCATCAACATGTCGGAATATCAGGAAGCCCATACCGTCAGCAGCCTGAAAGGCGCGCCTCCGGGTTATGTCGGTTACGGCGAGGGCGGGGTGCTGACCGAAGCGGTGCGGCGCAAGCCCTATTCCGTGGTGCTGCTGGACGAGGTTGAAAAGGCGCACCCGGATGTGCATGAGATCTTTTTCCAGGTCTTTGACAAGGGCGTGATGGAAGACGGCGAGGGCCGTATCATCGATTTCAAGAACACGCTGATCCTGCTGACGTCGAATGTGGGCACCGAAACGATCATGGATCTGTGTTCGGACCCGGACCTGATGCCGGAGCCGGAGGGCATGGCAAAAGCACTGCGCGATCCGCTGGTCAAAGTGTTCCCGCCGGCGCTGCTGGGGCGCCTGGTGGCGATCCCCTATTATCCGCTCAGCCCGGAGATGATCGGCGAGATCACCAAGCTGCAGCTGGGCCGGATCCAGAAACGGGTGCAGGAGTCGCATGGGGTGCCGTTTGAGTATTCGGACGCCGTGGTGGAAGAGATCGTCAACCGCTGCCAGGAGCTGGACAGCGGCGGCCGGATGATCGACGCGATCGTCACCAACACCATGCTGCCGGATATCTCAAACGAATTTCTGCGCCGCCTGATGGAGGGCAAGGACGTCGAGAAAGTTGCTATCGGCGTCACCGACGGGGAATTTTCATACGCGTTTGACTGA